The Leishmania panamensis strain MHOM/PA/94/PSC-1 chromosome 5 sequence genomic sequence ATTCCTTTCGTTGCTGCTGGCCCAAAACGGTGGCAAAACGCGACTTGACTAGCTCAACCATCTCCAGCAGGTTTCGCGTTGGCGGCTCCACCCGCACGGTCGCGATGCTGTGCGGCACACAGCTGCCAGACACGCTGCCGCCCCGCCGCGCATCGACGAGAAGCTGCGCTAGTTCTTCCACGGCCTGTGTCGAGGAGTGACGCAGCGCAATCTCTTCCTCTGAGATGTGGTGCGGGAATGATACGACGGAGGTGACGGTCCTTTGCAGAGACTGAAGTGAGCGGGACAAGGCTTCATCCAGTTGTAGGTCGCCGTTGGCGTCGCTGACGTCGGCTTGGGGCGACGAAGAAAGACAAAACACCTCCGCCAAcctctgccgctccgcctcgacCACTTCCATGTAGCGTTCCATCGATAGGTActcagagagaaggaaacgTATCAGCTTGGTGAGGTTGCTGCATCGCGTCAACACGGGTGCCTCTGGCACTTGCAAGTTAAAGTGGATCTGCAGCGAGGCTGGGATTATATCAATGATGGACTGCAACGTGCTCCCTACGGTGTGCGAGTTGCCCATGGCAGAAGTCCCaccttcctctgctgcgctTTCCGTCAGCTCCCGTTGGGCCTTCAGCTCAGCGAGCGTGGACGAGGGTGTGAGTTGACGGAAGCTCTGCGTCTCGACAGTGGTGCTCTCCATCTTTTTCATAGAAGTGGTCTTTGCAGTAGCGTATTCCTTAGCGAGCTGCGAGAGCGCATCACAGCTGGCATGAAGAAGCTGCGACACATTTTCTTTCGTCCTTCTTGCctccggcagcagcatcgggGGCGAAAGGTCCAAGTTCTTCTCAAAGCAGGCTTGCATGACGTCACGAATAGTGTGCCGCAGTTCGTTCAGCGGCTCCTCCAGCCAAGCAGGACTCGGAGTGACCACAGGGCGGGCTGATGTGCCTTCCCGTAACCTTGCCGAGACTTGGGCGATGGACGGTGGCGATTCTTCGCCGTAGAGActgaagcggcgccgcgcagcatcaCTATACTCTCGCAGGAGCAGATCTTTGAAGTTATTCTCCCGCTTTGCGTGCTCCAGTTCCTTCACAACTTCCAGCAGAACAGCTGGAATGTCGGCATCGCACGCGATTGCGCCGTAGCTCTCAAGGATGTCAGAAACTTGAACAAGCGTTTTATCATTTGGCTGATAGGCATTATGACTCGATTCTTGGAGATGTACACTGCCCAGCAGTTGGTCGCGCACATCGGCGTCTAGAAGCGATCTATCTCTATTTGGTGACGCAATGCTGGATGCCTCTGATTGGGTCCTCGACCCAGCCGAGCGCGCAACTGGCGACGTCCACAGCTGCGAGTGGGCGTTGGCCCACATTTGCTTTTTGTTCATCCTCGatctgggggggggggcgccaGAAGGAGTTTGGCAGCAAGGAAGATGCAGAAAAATTGGTAAGGGTAGAAGTAGTACAGCAGACGTGTATTGCAGATGCATGATTGGATTGGATTGGGGGGGGTGGATTCACAGTACTCCTCGAAGAAAAAACCAGGATCTGCCCAATCAATGTGGTGCTCTCAGCACAGCTCATTCATCCTGACGAGATGCAGCTGAAGACGAGCGACACAAAATTCGTTTGTTCGCCTATCGTTACTATTGCTCTGAGTAGCACAATAAGCTAAGAGCTGACACACctatccacacacacacacaaggatGCTTTGATTGCCTTGATTTTACCTTACAGAGCTTAATACCCAAGAAAAGGGCGAAGGTTGAAATCTATGACGTCATGAACCAAGAGGCGTTTTGTGAGTCAGTTATGATCGCCAAGCAATGCTgctagtgctgctgctgctgctgttgctcaaTAAGCTGCATCTGCCGTTCCTGCATCCTGCGGTACAGCTCTTGTGCCTtcttctgcagctccgcctcctttcGATCAATTTCAGCGATGCTACTGTCACTCCTCTTGATTTCACCGTTGATGTAGTCCAGGCGATTGCTGATGACTGTCTTGGCATCGCTCTGGTCCTGCGGAACAAGAGCAGGGCCGATAAGCTTGTAAACTGTCGCATCGGGCTCCAGCTTGTTCATTTCATCACGCACTAGCTCATTCTCATTCTTTTGCCCGCCAAGCTGGCGCCGGGCCTCGATGAGCTTGCCCTTCTTGTCGCCCAACTCCTGAAGCTCCTTCAGAATTGGTCTCAGAAGGTCGTTAAGCTTCTTGATATCTGGGTGTACCTGTTGCATGGCTACAGCGATTCTTCAGTGAGTAGAGCAGAATAAGGGAAATAGGTGGTGCGTGGCTAAGTGAGTGATAAAGAATCTGCGTCGCCAACAGAAGTAAGAAGTGGTGAGAGAAATCAAGAAGCTGCAGTACCAAGGTGTTGCTTGGTAGCCCATGTTGTTGACAAATCCATCTGTGCCGAGGATACGATATATCAGCTACAGACATTGCACAGAAGAGCTTGAGCCTACACGGATACAAACCAGACCAAGGCAGCGCGGGCCTTAATACAATCACCTGTGGCCCAGGTATGTGCCTCAAACCGTATGAATATCTGACAGCGATTTGTACACCTCTCCGCTACacgtgttttttttgttgctgGACTATCTGTATACTGGGCTTCATTGTATTAAGAGTTACCAGAATAAACTTGTTTCAATGAGATCAACAACGCAAGTCTTCCAAGTACACCTTCTTCAACGCGCCTATTCTTCTGCCGCACAACACGCGAGCTGAAACTCCCCCTTCTACGGTTGCCTGACGCCTGCTACACACTCTAgccacccccgccccgcagGTCCCCACATGGCGCCTCCCTTGGGGTGTCTCGGGCTCCCaagcagtgggcagcgagggcgcCGGGCGAGATAGGTGCGAGTCGTGCGGACACTCTGCTTGTCGCATGAGTGGCGCAAGCGttgccacagctgcagggcGCACCGACGCGACGCTATCCACAGCCTCGTCGCCGACACCAGTGGCGATGAGTCACTCTGACCCCCGCGCTGGAGGCACTGGGCCCTGTCACCGCTGGGCTGCTTCCGATGGTAGCAGGGGAAGGGGCTGCCTGGGCTCCCCACGCAGAGTGGGGGTGCTGGACCCTGAGATGCCATGCGTTGAGATGTCCCCCTGGCCATCAGAGGAATAGGCGATGCAAAAACAAACGAGCAACAAAAAAGTGCACTCCTCTACGATGCTCTTCGTTGAATCAAGCGATCGGCCTCCAGGTTGTTTTTGTTGAGAACTGGCCACGAGTCAATCTGGGTCACAAATGGCAGGTTCATATAAACCTTATCCCGATAGCGCTTATCTTGCTCGATAGGGTTGCGCTCCACGTAAATGGTGCGGAGTGTATTAGCAAACCCGCAGAACTTTTTGACCTCTCCCCAGTCGTTGATGTTTCCGTCAGTCAACCAAAACTCTTCCAGTTCAGGCATATTGATGGGGTTTATGACAGTTTCGTTGATTGTAGCTATGGGATTGAAGCTGAGATCCAGCAGGTGAAGGGAGTGCAGGGGCAGGTTCTCGATGGTGCTAATGCCGTTTTCTGACAGATAAAGCTCCACGAGATGTGGGTTGCAGCCTTCCTTGAATGCTTCTTCTGTAATGGAGGTCAACCGATTTGCCTGAAGGCTAAGTTTCTGCAGCTCGCGAAGGCTGTGGAGGGAGTCACCAATACTATGGATCTTGTTTTTGCCGAGCCACAGACTCTGTAAGGACCGCAGGTTAGCCAACCCAGATCCAATTTCACGAATGCGGTTGCCACCGAGTTCGAGAAGCTCCAGATGAACGAAGCTGTCGAGCCCTTCGATCACTTTGATTTTGTTTTCAACCAGATAGAGCTCCTTAAGTGTCGAGCCTAACGAACCTAAGCCCGTTATTCTGCGTAGCTGATTGTAACTCAAATCAAGCTTGGTGAGAGAGTAGAATGCTTGTGGAACCGACTGCTTCAAAAGAGATCCACTTTCGGGGTCTGGTACCATTGCTGAGTCGAAAAAGTCCCGCACCTTCCTGATCTTGTTGTCAAACAGATCTAGTTCAGTAAGCCGCCCGGCCAAGTGCTGCGGAAAAGCAGAGAGCTCATGAATGAGGTTTttgcgcagagagagaatcTTACACTCGGTGAGCTGATTAAGGTCGAGCTCGTCGAGAGTGAAGAGTCGAATATTGGCAATTTCCACCTCGGTGCTTTTAGCATTAATTGTTAGTTGCTCCGATGCGTGCTTCATGCTCTCGttgtgctgcagtggcactTCTTGTTCATCGTCACTGTCGCTGTTAGACTTTGCTGGTACAGGGGCTGGGggaggcgcggcagcggcttgAAGAATTCTTTCTCTCAAtcgcgccttcttctcctcgtccAGATTGGCGAACATGAGTCTAGGAGGCTGTGGGTGAGTACGGAAGTGCTGATGAATTGAGACGAAAACTAAGGGAAACAttaagaaaaaaaaacagagtGTTAGTTATGGAACAAGTGACGCTGCCGAAGCAACGGAGAAGGAACGTACAGGAGAACTACATTTTTTCTGAAGCAATGATTGGGGTACTGTGTAAAAAAGGCACCCGTGATGCTGGACTTTCAAAGCAGAAGAAACGCCACATCTGCCCTGAAAAACACTTCCGCTAGCATCTACAATCAGTCTGCTCCATTTTTGACTTTTAGTATAGGCCCGCCGTTAGCCACTATTGTGACACAGCAGGGTTGGCCACCGATACCGGTAGAGAAAACTCTCTAGCCTGCAAAGGTGCTTTGTTCACACTCAAGCGAACATTTGCTCGACAAGGAagcgccttttttttttggacaAActggaaaaggaggagagggaggaaaatGCTCCCATGTACTCAGCAGCGTGGTGGGGAATTGAAGTtcggt encodes the following:
- a CDS encoding protein phosphatase type 1 regulator-like protein (TriTrypDB/GeneDB-style sysID: LpmP.05.1190) translates to MFPLVFVSIHQHFRTHPQPPRLMFANLDEEKKARLRERILQAAAAPPPAPVPAKSNSDSDDEQEVPLQHNESMKHASEQLTINAKSTEVEIANIRLFTLDELDLNQLTECKILSLRKNLIHELSAFPQHLAGRLTELDLFDNKIRKVRDFFDSAMVPDPESGSLLKQSVPQAFYSLTKLDLSYNQLRRITGLGSLGSTLKELYLVENKIKVIEGLDSFVHLELLELGGNRIREIGSGLANLRSLQSLWLGKNKIHSIGDSLHSLRELQKLSLQANRLTSITEEAFKEGCNPHLVELYLSENGISTIENLPLHSLHLLDLSFNPIATINETVINPINMPELEEFWLTDGNINDWGEVKKFCGFANTLRTIYVERNPIEQDKRYRDKVYMNLPFVTQIDSWPVLNKNNLEADRLIQRRAS
- a CDS encoding prefoldin subunit, putative (TriTrypDB/GeneDB-style sysID: LpmP.05.1180) yields the protein MQQVHPDIKKLNDLLRPILKELQELGDKKGKLIEARRQLGGQKNENELVRDEMNKLEPDATVYKLIGPALVPQDQSDAKTVISNRLDYINGEIKRSDSSIAEIDRKEAELQKKAQELYRRMQERQMQLIEQQQQQQH